The Natator depressus isolate rNatDep1 chromosome 8, rNatDep2.hap1, whole genome shotgun sequence genome window below encodes:
- the DPH2 gene encoding 2-(3-amino-3-carboxypropyl)histidine synthase subunit 2 translates to MATLFSHDGAEVVQRALAVKESSGRTPAEALDEFYELERAAAFVTASGFRRVALQFPDELLADSAAVAAKMEEATGSKMYILGDTSYGSCCVDEVAAEHVGAEAVVHYGPACLSPCRKLLVLHVFGRQPLDTERCAGAFRELYPDRQSHVVVLSDVVYAHALGELEQLLGPEYPHVVFSRLASDEAPDCPQGPGLVRQFGRLFAVEAQSGLKDYAMFYVGTEGLALTNFMLSWNCCPFSSFDPATGHGRRESLDGNRALLRRLYLVERARDARVVGILVGTLGVAGYLSILEHLRGTLSRAGKRSYTLAMGKLSPAKLANFLEVDIFVLVACPQNSLLDSKDFYRPVVTPYELELACNPAREWSSLYVTDFRDLLPGGCAHVGFPDTVPGEDDVPDVSLITGELRAAGLSSSPAPSSSSALACRNPALALAEISPAASFLESRSWRGLEQQLGQTPVTKAVPGRRGIAIAYEDEACG, encoded by the exons ATGGCGACCCTCTTCAGTCACGATGGGGCCGAGGTGGTCCAGAGGGCCCTGGCTGTCAAGGAGTCGAGCGGCAGGACCCCTGCCGAGGCCCTCGATGAGTTCTACGAGCTGGAGCGAGCCGCGGCCTTCGTCACAGCGAGCGGGTTTCGCAGG GTTGCCCTGCAGTTCCCCGACGAGCTCCTGGCAGACTCAGCCGCCGTCGCAGCCAAGATGGAGGAGGCGACCGGCAGCAAAATGTACATCCTGGGGGACACGTCGTATGGCAG CTGCTGTGTGGACGAGGTGGCTGCGGAGCACGTGGGGGCGGAGGCCGTGGTGCACTACGGCCCAGCGTGTCTCAGCCCCTGCAGGAAGTTGCTGGTGCTGCACGTGTTTGGCCGGCAGCCCCTGGACACGGAGCGCTGCGCCGGGGCCTTCCGGGAGCTCTACCCTGACCGCCAGAGCCACGTGGTGGTGCTGAGTGACGTGGTCTACGCCCATGCGCTAG gtgagctggagcagctgctgggccCGGAGTACCCCCACGTCGTCTTCTCCCGCCTGGCGAGTGACGAGGCCCCCGACTGCCCGCAGGGCCCGGGGCTGGTGCGGCAGTTCGGGCGCCTCTTTGCAGTGGAGGCGCAGAGTGGGCTGAAGGACTACGCCATGTTCTACGTGGGCACCGAGGGCCTGGCCCTCACCAACTTCATGCTGAGCTGGAACTGCTGCCCCTTCAGCTCCTTCGACCCGGCCACGGGCCACGGCCGGCGCGAGAGCCTCGACGGCAACCGGGCGCTGCTGCGGCGCCTCTACCTGGTGGAGCGGGCGCGGGATGCCCGCGTGGTGGGCATCCTGGTGGGCACGCTGGGCGTGGCCGGCTACCTCTCCATCCTGGAACACTTGCGGGGCACCCTGAGCCGGGCCGGCAAGCGCAGCTACACCCTGGCCATGGGCAAGCTGAGCCCCGCCAAGCTGGCCAACTTCCTGGAGGTGGACATCTTCGTGCTGGTGGCCTGTCCCCAGAACTCCCTGCTGGACTCCAAGGACTTCTACCGGCCCGTGGTGACACCCTACGAGCTGGAGCTGGCCTGCAACCCGGCCCGGGAATGGAGCAGCCTCTATGTCACTGACTTCAGAGACCTGCTGCCAG GTGGCTGTGCACATGTCGGCTTCCCAGACACGGTCCCTGGAGAAGACGACGTTCCCGACGTGTCGCTGATCACTGGGGAGCTGCGCGCGGCTGGGCTCTCCAGCTCCCCGGCCCCAtcctccagctctgccctggcctgCAGGAACCCGGCACTCGCACTGGCCGAGATCAGCCCGGCGG CTTCCTTCCTGGAGTCGCGCAGTTGGCGGGgcttggagcagcagctgggccagACGCCCGTGACAAAGGCCGTGCCGGGCCGGAGGGGGATCGCGATCGCCTACGAAGACGAGGCTTGTGGGTGA